A window of the Lolium perenne isolate Kyuss_39 chromosome 7, Kyuss_2.0, whole genome shotgun sequence genome harbors these coding sequences:
- the LOC139829693 gene encoding probable galactinol--sucrose galactosyltransferase 1: protein MTVGAGIAVQEDGSLVALGATVLTEVRDNVLVTPAAGGGMLDGAFLGVRSAPAGSRSVFPVGKLRDLRFMCTFRFKMWWMTQRMGSSGRDIPVETQFLIVEAADGAGDEQSAVYTVFLPILEGSFRAVLQGNEDDELEICLESGDPAVESFEGTHLVYVGAGSDPFEVITNAVKAVERHLQTFSHREKKKMPDMLNWFGWCTWDAFYTDVTAEGVKEGLQSLEKGGVAPKFVIIDDGWQSVSMDPAGKACITDNAANFANRLYNIKENHKFQKNGRKGHREDDPANGLAHIVSEIKGKHELKYVYVWHAITGYWGGVRPSADGMEHYQSKMQYPVSSPGVQKNEPCLFMDNIAANGLGLVNPDKIFSFYNELHSYLASAGIDGVKVDVQNVLEALGAGHGGRVLLARKYQQALEASIARNFRDNDIISCMSHNTDNLYSSKRSAVVRASDDFWPRDPASHTIHIAAVAYNTVFVGEFMQPDWDMFHSVHPMAEYHAAARAVGGCAIYVSDKPGNHDFDLLRKLVLPDGSILRAKLPGRPTRDCLFSDPTRDGKSILKIWNLNAHSGVIGAFNCQGAGWCRTGKKNLIHDVQPGTITGALRGRDVSRLPEVAGDGWNGDVVVYSHVAGEVTVLPKDAVLPVTLRPREYEVFTVVPLKRLPTGASFAPIGLIGMFNSGGAVTGVSNGDNGGVEVKVRGAGTVGAYSSARPKSVAVDSEVVDFSYHDGTGLVTFDVGVPVRELYSWTVSIVY from the exons ATGACGGTGGGAGCCGGGATCGCGGTCCAGGAAGACGGCAGCCTGGTGGCGCTGGGGGCCACGGTCCTGACGGAGGTGCGCGACAATGTGCTCGTCACGCCGGCAGCCGGGGGCGGGATGCTCGACGGCGCCTTCCTCGGCGTTCGGTCCGCCCCCGCCGGCAGCCGCAGCGTCTTCCCCGTCGGGAAGCTCAG GGACCTACGATTCATGTGCACGTTCAGGTtcaagatgtggtggatgacgcaGAGGATGGGCTCGTCGGGCCGTGACATTCCCGTCGAGACGCAGTTCTTGATCGTCGAGGCCGCCGACGGTGCCGGGGACGAGCAATCCGCGGTGTACACCGTCTTCCTCCCAATCCTGGAGGGCTCATTCCGTGCTGTCCTCCAGGGGAACGAAGATGACGAGCTGGAAATCTGTTTGGAGAGTG GTGATCCAGCTGTGGAATCATTTGAAGGCACCCATCTAGTTTACGTCGGTGCGGGATCGGATCCGTTTGAGGTCATCACAAACGCTGTCAA AGCTGTTGAGAGGCACTTGCAGACATTCTCTCACAGGGAAAAAAAGAAG ATGCCAGACATGCTAAACTGGTTTGGCTGGTGCACATGGGATGCATTTTACACTGATGTGACAGCTGAAGGAGTGAAGGAAGGACTACAGAG TTTGGAAAAGGGTGGAGTAGCTCCTAAGTTTGTCATAATCGATGACGGATGGCAATCGGTCAGTATGGATCCAGCAGGAAAAGCATGTATAACTGATAATGCAGCCAA CTTCGCAAACAGATTATACAATATCAAGGAGAACCACAAATTTCAGAAGAATGGAAGGAAGGGTCACAGAGAAGACGATCCGGCAAATGGCCTCGCCCATATTGTCAGTGAAATCAAGGGGAAACATGAGCTCAA GTATGTTTATGTATGGCATGCGATCACTGGGTACTGGGGTGGAGTAAGGCCCAGCGCTGATGGGATGGAGCATTATCAATCCAAGATGCAATACCCTGTCTCATCACCAGGAGTTCAGAAGAATGAACCATGTTTGTTCATGGACAACATAGCAGCAAACGGCCTTGGCCTTGTGAACCCTGACAAAATATTCAGCTTCTACAATGAGCTCCACTCGTACCTCGCGTCTGCTGGTATCGACGGCGTGAAAGTAGATGTGCAAAACGTTCTCGAGGCCTTAGGTGCTGGTCATGGTGGAAGGGTGCTTTTGGCTAGGAAGTATCAGCAAGCTCTAGAAGCTTCCATCGCTAGAAATTTCCGTGACAACGACATAATATCATGCATGAGCCACAACACTGATAACTTATACAG TTCGAAAAGAAGCGCGGTAGTGAGAGCCTCAGATGATTTCTGGCCTAGGGACCCGGCTTCACATACCATACACATTGCAGCTGTGGCGTACAATACCGTGTTCGTTGGAGAGTTCATGCAGCCAGATTGGGACATGTTCCAT AGCGTCCACCCAATGGCAGAATACCATGCCGCGGCACGAGCAGTCGGAGGTTGCGCAATATACGTCAG TGACAAACCCGGAAACCATGACTTCGATCTGCTGAGGAAGCTCGTGCTTCCTGATGGATCGATCCTGCGAGCCAAGCTCCCCGGGAGACCGACCAGAGACTGCCTGTTCTCCGATCCTACAAGGGATGGCAAAAG CATTCTCAAGATCTGGAACCTGAACGCGCACTCGGGCGTGATCGGCGCCTTCAACTGCCAGGGCGCCGGCTGGTGCCGAACAGGGAAGAAGAACCTCATCCACGACGTGCAGCCTGGGACCATCACCGGGGCCCTACGCGGACGGGACGTGAGCCGCCTTCCGGAGGTCGCCGGCGATGGCTGGAACGGCGACGTGGTCGTCTACTCGCATGTAGCAGGAGAGGTGACCGTCCTGCCGAAGGACGCCGTGTTGCCGGTGACACTGAGGCCGCGCGAGTACGAGGTGTTCACCGTGGTGCCCCTCAAGCGGCTGCCGACCGGCGCCTCCTTCGCGCCGATCGGCCTGATCGGGATGTTCAACTCCGGTGGGGCGGTGACGGGGGTGAGCAACGGTGACAATGGCGGCGTCGAGGTTAAAGTGCGGGGCGCAGGCACGGTCGGAGCCTACTCCTCAGCGAGGCCGAAGAGCGTGGCTGTGGATTCCGAGGTGGTTGATTTCTCCTACCACGACGGCACCGGCCTGGTCACCTTTGACGTCGGCGTGCCGGTGCGGGAACTCTACTCGTGGACCGTCTCGATAGTGTACTGA
- the LOC127316954 gene encoding uncharacterized protein, which produces MEQCFFLIDFLVETEDDAIDVEDDDDEDPGQGNEDDDVDEDNEIGDDFKTMDKGKNDGTNSRMETEPSIPPAGRSGANSAVQQNLESFVQGKVYGKEPCVLDNNALVLRNAEENIGKNLLQHFDEESDEEAEVATHKGVELMNNNSTHVKPPVAWKEKKQWGPVQATRMNSRIPRDGKTVIEKAQDLKKAKNLEIPKANQRRRKKQICQLQGDEGMVDDNKGDVETLGLQLCSMENPAERRRKRRTDVHAEQAGGSGPDATNAVVAGAWVTPQKRARATLEVSDMNCSRGFGPMLITAEDLARTLEANDLILVGDGAGFQVLDRQ; this is translated from the exons ATGGAACAGTGTTTCTTCCTGATTGACTTCCTTGTGGAAACTGAAGATGATGCTATTGATgtggaggatgatgatgatgaagatcctgGACAGGGTAatgaagatgatgatgttgatgaggaTAATGAGATTGGAGATGACTTCAAGACTATGGACAAGGGAAAAAATGATGGAACCAACAGTAGGATGGAGACAGAACCTTCCATCCCTCCTGCTGGAAGAAGTGGTGCTAATTCTGCTGTACAGCAGAACCTAGAGTCATTTGTTCAGGGGAAGGTTTATGGCAAGGAGCCTTGTGTTCTTGACAACAATGCTCTGGTGCTAAGGAATGCTGAGGAGAATATTGGAAAGAACCTCCTTCAACATTTCGATGAGGAGAGTGATGAGGAAGCTGAAGTTGCTACACACAAGGGAGTTGAGTTGATGAACAACAATTCTACTCATGTCAAGCCTCCTGTGGCATGGAAGGAGAAGAAACAATGGGGCCCTGTGCAAGCTACAAGGATGAATTCCAGGATTCCAAGGGATGGCAAAACTGTTATTGAGAAGGCCCAAGATCTCAAGAAGGCTAAAAACCTTGAAATTCCTAAAG CTaatcagaggaggaggaagaaacaaATTTGCCAGTTGCAAGGTGATGAGGGTATGGTGGATGATAACAAAG GGGATGTGGAGACGCTTGGCTTGCAGCTGTGCTCAATGGAAAATCCTGctgaaagaagaagaaaaaggagaacTGATGTCCATGCTGAGCAAGCTGGAGGATCTGGCCCGGATGCCACCAATGCTGTTGTGGCCGGAGCCTGGGTGACTCCACAGAAAAGAGCAAGGGCGACTCTGGAGGTCAGCGACATGAACTGCTCGAGGGGCTTTGGTCCAATGCTAATCACTGCAGAAGACCTGGCGAGGACCCTGGAGGCCAACGACCTGATCCTGGTGGGCGATGGTGCAGGATTCCAGGTCCTGGATCGTCAGTAG
- the LOC127316953 gene encoding probable galactinol--sucrose galactosyltransferase 1 isoform X2, translated as MTVGAGIAVQEDGSLAALGATVLTEVRDNVLVTPAAGGGMLDGAFLGVRSAPAGSRSVFPVGKLRDIRFMCTFRFKMWWMTQRMGSSGRDIPVETQFLIVEAADRTGDEQSAVYTVFLPILEGSFRAVLQGNEDDELEICLESGDPAVESFDGTHLVYVGAGSDPFEVITNAVKAVERHLQTFSHREKKKMPDMLNWFGWCTWDAFYTDVTAEGVKEGLQSLEKGGAAPKFVIIDDGWQSVSMDPAGTACISDNAANFANRLYDIKENYKFQKNGRKGHREDDPANGLAHIISEIKGKHELKYVYVWHAITGYWGGVRPGSDGMEHYQSKIQYPISSPGVQKNEPCAAFDSIAANGLGLVNPDKVFSFYNELHSYLASAGIDGVKVDVQNILESLGAGHGGRVLLARKYQQALEASIARNFCNNDIISCMSQNTDNLYSSKRSAVVRASDDFWPRDPASHTIHIASVAYNTVFLGEFMQPDWDMFHSLHPMAEYHAAARAVGGCAIYVSDKPGNHDFDLLRKLVLPDGSILRAKLPGRPTRDCLFSDPARDGKSILKIWNLNAHSGVIGAFNCQGAGWCRAGKKNLIHDVQPGTITGAVRGRDVSRLPEVAGDGWNGDVVVYSHVAGVVTVLRKDAALPVTLKPREYEVFTVVPLKRLANGASFTPIGLIRMFNSGGAVTEVSYCDGAGLGVKLRGAGTVGAYSSARPKSVALDSEAIDFSYDDGTGLVTFEVGVPERELYLWTISIEY; from the exons ATGACGGTGGGAGCCGGGATCGCGGTGCAGGAAgacggcagcctggcggcgctgggTGCCACGGTCCTGACGGAGGTGCGCGACAATGTGCTCGTCACGCCGGCCGCCGGGGGCGGGATGCTGGACGGCGCCTTCCTCGGCGTCCGGTCGGCACCCGCCGGCAGCCGCAGCGTCTTCCCCGTCGGAAAGCTCAG GGATATACGCTTCATGTGCACGTTCCGGTtcaagatgtggtggatgacgcaGAGGATGGGATCGTCGGGCCGGGACATCCCTGTCGAGACGCAGTTCTTGATCGTCGAGGCAGCCGACAGGACCGGAGACGAGCAATCCGCGGTGTACACCGTCTTCCTCCCGATCTTGGAGGGCTCGTTCCGTGCTGTCCTCCAGGGGAACGAAGATGACGAGCTGGAAATCTGCTTGGAGAGTG GTGATCCAGCCGTGGAATCATTTGATGGCACCCATCTAGTTTACGTCGGTGCTGGGTCGGATCCGTTTGAGGTCATCACAAATGCTGTCAA AGCTGTCGAGAGGCACTTGCAAACATTCTCACACAGGGAAAAAAAGAAG ATGCCAGACATGCTAAACTGGTTTGGCTGGTGCACATGGGATGCATTTTACACTGATGTGACAGCTGAAGGAGTGAAGGAAGGATTACAGAG TCTGGAAAAGGGTGGAGCAGCTCCTAAGTTTGTCATAATAGATGATGGATGGCAATCGGTCAGTATGGATCCAGCAGGAACTGCATGCATATCTGATAATGCAGCCAA CTTTGCAAACAGATTATACGATATCAAAGAGAACTACAAATTTCAGAAAAATGGGAGGAAGGGGCACAGGGAAGACGATCCAGCAAATGGCCTTGCACATATCATCAGTGAAATCAAGGGGAAACATGAGCTTAA GTATGTTTATGTATGGCATGCCATCACCGGATACTGGGGTGGCGTAAGGCCCGGCTCTGATGGGATGGAGCATTACCAATCCAAGATCCAATACCCTATCTCATCACCAGGAGTTCAGAAGAACGAACCCTGTGCCGCCTTCGACAGCATAGCAGCAAACGGCCTTGGCCTTGTTAACCCTGACAAAGTATTCAGCTTCTACAATGAGCTCCATTCATATCTTGCTTCTGCTGGGATCGACGGCGTTAAAGTAGATGTGCAGAACATTCTCGAGTCGCTAGGTGCTGGTCATGGTGGGAGGGTGCTTCTGGCTAGGAAGTATCAACAGGCACTAGAAGCTTCCATCGCTCGGAACTTCTGCAACAATGACATTATATCTTGCATGAGCCAGAACACTGATAACTTGTACAG TTCGAAGAGAAGCGCGGTAGTGAGAGCCTCTGATGATTTCTGGCCCAGAGACCCAGCTTCACATACCATACACATTGCGTCTGTCGCATACAATACCGTGTTTCTTGGAGAGTTTATGCAGCCGGACTGGGACATGTTCCAT AGCCTTCATCCGATGGCGGAATACCACGCCGCGGCACGAGCAGTCGGTGGTTGCGCAATATACGTCAG TgacaaaccaggaaatcatgacTTCGATCTGCTGAGGAAGCTTGTGCTTCCTGATGGATCGATCCTGCGAGCCAAGCTCCCCGGGAGACCGACCAGAGACTGCCTGTTTTCTGACCCTGCAAGGGACGGAAAAAG TATTCTCAAGATCTGGAACCTGAACGCGCACTCGGGCGTGATCGGCGCCTTCAACTGCCAGGGCGCCGGCTGGTGCCGAGCAGGGAAGAAGAACCTCATCCACGACGTGCAGCCCGGGACCATCACCGGGGCCGTTCGGGGACGGGacgtcagccgccttccggaggtcGCCGGCGATGGCTGGAACGGCGACGTGGTCGTCTACTCGCATGTAGCAGGAGTGGTGACCGTCCTGCGGAAGGACGCCGCGTTGCCGGTGACCCTGAAGCCGCGCGAGTACGAGGTGTTCACCGTGGTTCCCCTGAAGCGGCTGGCGAACGGCGCCTCCTTCACGCCGATCGGCTTGATCCGGATGTTCAACTCCGGTGGGGCGGTCACTGAGGTCAGCTACTGCGACGGCGCTGGCTTGGGGGTGAAGCTGCGGGGCGCAGGCACGGTCGGAGCCTACTCCTCAGCGAGGCCGAAGAGCGTGGCTCTGGATTCCGAGGCGATCGATTTCTCCTATGATGACGGCACTGGCCTGGTCACTTTTGAAGTCGGAGTGCCGGAGCGGGAACTCTACTTGTGGACCATCTCGATAGAGTACTGA
- the LOC127316953 gene encoding probable galactinol--sucrose galactosyltransferase 1 isoform X1, with protein MTVGAGIAVQEDGSLAALGATVLTEVRDNVLVTPAAGGGMLDGAFLGVRSAPAGSRSVFPVGKLRDIRFMCTFRFKMWWMTQRMGSSGRDIPVETQFLIVEAADRTGDEQSAVYTVFLPILEGSFRAVLQGNEDDELEICLESGDPAVESFDGTHLVYVGAGSDPFEVITNAVKAVERHLQTFSHREKKKMPDMLNWFGWCTWDAFYTDVTAEGVKEGLQSLEKGGAAPKFVIIDDGWQSVSMDPAGTACISDNAANFANRLYDIKENYKFQKNGRKGHREDDPANGLAHIISEIKGKHELKYGVRLLVCCHIHYKKICGNSDFPLLFSTKSRYVYVWHAITGYWGGVRPGSDGMEHYQSKIQYPISSPGVQKNEPCAAFDSIAANGLGLVNPDKVFSFYNELHSYLASAGIDGVKVDVQNILESLGAGHGGRVLLARKYQQALEASIARNFCNNDIISCMSQNTDNLYSSKRSAVVRASDDFWPRDPASHTIHIASVAYNTVFLGEFMQPDWDMFHSLHPMAEYHAAARAVGGCAIYVSDKPGNHDFDLLRKLVLPDGSILRAKLPGRPTRDCLFSDPARDGKSILKIWNLNAHSGVIGAFNCQGAGWCRAGKKNLIHDVQPGTITGAVRGRDVSRLPEVAGDGWNGDVVVYSHVAGVVTVLRKDAALPVTLKPREYEVFTVVPLKRLANGASFTPIGLIRMFNSGGAVTEVSYCDGAGLGVKLRGAGTVGAYSSARPKSVALDSEAIDFSYDDGTGLVTFEVGVPERELYLWTISIEY; from the exons ATGACGGTGGGAGCCGGGATCGCGGTGCAGGAAgacggcagcctggcggcgctgggTGCCACGGTCCTGACGGAGGTGCGCGACAATGTGCTCGTCACGCCGGCCGCCGGGGGCGGGATGCTGGACGGCGCCTTCCTCGGCGTCCGGTCGGCACCCGCCGGCAGCCGCAGCGTCTTCCCCGTCGGAAAGCTCAG GGATATACGCTTCATGTGCACGTTCCGGTtcaagatgtggtggatgacgcaGAGGATGGGATCGTCGGGCCGGGACATCCCTGTCGAGACGCAGTTCTTGATCGTCGAGGCAGCCGACAGGACCGGAGACGAGCAATCCGCGGTGTACACCGTCTTCCTCCCGATCTTGGAGGGCTCGTTCCGTGCTGTCCTCCAGGGGAACGAAGATGACGAGCTGGAAATCTGCTTGGAGAGTG GTGATCCAGCCGTGGAATCATTTGATGGCACCCATCTAGTTTACGTCGGTGCTGGGTCGGATCCGTTTGAGGTCATCACAAATGCTGTCAA AGCTGTCGAGAGGCACTTGCAAACATTCTCACACAGGGAAAAAAAGAAG ATGCCAGACATGCTAAACTGGTTTGGCTGGTGCACATGGGATGCATTTTACACTGATGTGACAGCTGAAGGAGTGAAGGAAGGATTACAGAG TCTGGAAAAGGGTGGAGCAGCTCCTAAGTTTGTCATAATAGATGATGGATGGCAATCGGTCAGTATGGATCCAGCAGGAACTGCATGCATATCTGATAATGCAGCCAA CTTTGCAAACAGATTATACGATATCAAAGAGAACTACAAATTTCAGAAAAATGGGAGGAAGGGGCACAGGGAAGACGATCCAGCAAATGGCCTTGCACATATCATCAGTGAAATCAAGGGGAAACATGAGCTTAAGTATGGTGTTCGACTGTTAGTTTGCTGCCATATACACTATAAAAAAATCTGTGGCAATTCTGATTTTCCCTTACTTTTTTCGACAAAATCCAGGTATGTTTATGTATGGCATGCCATCACCGGATACTGGGGTGGCGTAAGGCCCGGCTCTGATGGGATGGAGCATTACCAATCCAAGATCCAATACCCTATCTCATCACCAGGAGTTCAGAAGAACGAACCCTGTGCCGCCTTCGACAGCATAGCAGCAAACGGCCTTGGCCTTGTTAACCCTGACAAAGTATTCAGCTTCTACAATGAGCTCCATTCATATCTTGCTTCTGCTGGGATCGACGGCGTTAAAGTAGATGTGCAGAACATTCTCGAGTCGCTAGGTGCTGGTCATGGTGGGAGGGTGCTTCTGGCTAGGAAGTATCAACAGGCACTAGAAGCTTCCATCGCTCGGAACTTCTGCAACAATGACATTATATCTTGCATGAGCCAGAACACTGATAACTTGTACAG TTCGAAGAGAAGCGCGGTAGTGAGAGCCTCTGATGATTTCTGGCCCAGAGACCCAGCTTCACATACCATACACATTGCGTCTGTCGCATACAATACCGTGTTTCTTGGAGAGTTTATGCAGCCGGACTGGGACATGTTCCAT AGCCTTCATCCGATGGCGGAATACCACGCCGCGGCACGAGCAGTCGGTGGTTGCGCAATATACGTCAG TgacaaaccaggaaatcatgacTTCGATCTGCTGAGGAAGCTTGTGCTTCCTGATGGATCGATCCTGCGAGCCAAGCTCCCCGGGAGACCGACCAGAGACTGCCTGTTTTCTGACCCTGCAAGGGACGGAAAAAG TATTCTCAAGATCTGGAACCTGAACGCGCACTCGGGCGTGATCGGCGCCTTCAACTGCCAGGGCGCCGGCTGGTGCCGAGCAGGGAAGAAGAACCTCATCCACGACGTGCAGCCCGGGACCATCACCGGGGCCGTTCGGGGACGGGacgtcagccgccttccggaggtcGCCGGCGATGGCTGGAACGGCGACGTGGTCGTCTACTCGCATGTAGCAGGAGTGGTGACCGTCCTGCGGAAGGACGCCGCGTTGCCGGTGACCCTGAAGCCGCGCGAGTACGAGGTGTTCACCGTGGTTCCCCTGAAGCGGCTGGCGAACGGCGCCTCCTTCACGCCGATCGGCTTGATCCGGATGTTCAACTCCGGTGGGGCGGTCACTGAGGTCAGCTACTGCGACGGCGCTGGCTTGGGGGTGAAGCTGCGGGGCGCAGGCACGGTCGGAGCCTACTCCTCAGCGAGGCCGAAGAGCGTGGCTCTGGATTCCGAGGCGATCGATTTCTCCTATGATGACGGCACTGGCCTGGTCACTTTTGAAGTCGGAGTGCCGGAGCGGGAACTCTACTTGTGGACCATCTCGATAGAGTACTGA